From the genome of Psychroserpens ponticola, one region includes:
- a CDS encoding UDP-glucose dehydrogenase family protein produces the protein MKISVIGTGYVGLVTGTCLAETGNEVLCIDIDANKVKQMQQGEVPIYEPYLDVLFERNIKASRLKFSTSLLEGLEHGEIIFLALPTPEDEDGSADLSYVLGVAKEIGKHIKNYKVIVDKSTVPVGTSDRVKAAIEKETDIDFDVVSNPEFLREGFAVDDFLKPERIVIGSSSEKATKLMQKLYKPFVRSGNPILIMDERSAELTKYAANSFLATKITFMNEVANFCEKVGADVDMVRIGMGSDSRIGKRFLFPGIGYGGSCFPKDVKALHKSGKDNNYDFEILNSVIKVNSAQKTILIPKILSYYNTDLKGKTFGVWGLAFKPETDDIREAPALYIIEELLKHGANINVFDPEAMPNVEKKLGDKINYTSNMYDTIKDVDALIICTEWSIFRTPKFNLLKERMKAPVIFDGRNLYDIKEVENEGFHYTSIGRKVATL, from the coding sequence ATGAAAATTTCAGTAATTGGAACAGGTTACGTAGGTTTAGTTACAGGAACATGTCTTGCAGAAACTGGTAACGAAGTTCTTTGTATTGATATTGATGCAAATAAAGTTAAACAAATGCAACAAGGTGAAGTGCCAATTTATGAGCCGTACCTAGATGTGTTATTTGAAAGAAATATAAAAGCGAGTCGGCTTAAGTTCTCTACCTCTTTATTAGAAGGGCTTGAGCATGGCGAAATTATCTTTTTAGCTCTACCAACTCCTGAAGATGAAGATGGCTCTGCAGACCTTTCCTATGTTTTAGGTGTTGCAAAAGAAATAGGAAAGCATATAAAAAACTATAAAGTTATTGTTGATAAAAGCACTGTTCCTGTAGGTACTTCAGATAGAGTGAAAGCGGCAATTGAAAAAGAAACTGACATAGATTTTGATGTCGTATCTAATCCAGAGTTTTTAAGAGAAGGATTTGCCGTAGATGATTTTTTAAAGCCTGAACGTATCGTAATAGGTTCAAGTTCTGAAAAAGCAACTAAGCTCATGCAAAAACTTTACAAACCATTTGTGCGTTCTGGAAATCCTATTTTAATTATGGATGAACGTTCGGCAGAATTAACAAAATATGCTGCAAATTCGTTTCTTGCTACAAAAATCACCTTTATGAATGAAGTCGCTAATTTTTGTGAAAAAGTTGGTGCAGATGTAGATATGGTTAGAATTGGAATGGGATCAGACTCCAGAATCGGGAAACGATTTCTGTTTCCAGGCATTGGTTATGGAGGTTCTTGTTTTCCAAAAGATGTTAAAGCCTTACACAAATCTGGAAAAGACAATAACTATGATTTTGAAATTTTAAATTCTGTTATAAAAGTTAATAGTGCTCAAAAAACAATTCTAATACCTAAGATTTTATCATATTATAATACTGATTTAAAGGGTAAAACTTTTGGTGTTTGGGGACTTGCTTTTAAACCAGAAACGGATGATATTAGAGAAGCACCAGCACTGTATATAATTGAGGAATTACTTAAACATGGTGCAAACATTAATGTTTTTGACCCAGAAGCAATGCCAAATGTTGAAAAGAAACTAGGCGACAAAATTAATTACACTTCTAACATGTATGATACTATTAAAGATGTCGATGCATTAATCATTTGTACTGAATGGAGTATCTTTAGAACCCCTAAATTTAATTTACTAAAAGAGCGAATGAAAGCTCCAGTTATTTTCGATGGAAGAAATCTTTATGATATAAAAGAAGTTGAAAATGAAGGATTTCATTATACATCAATAGGAAGAAAAGTAGCGACACTATGA
- a CDS encoding O-antigen ligase family protein has protein sequence MSKLKQYLFKYSIEEFLLMVFVLTLPINENVNTWFLISVTAVTLYKVYQLKLKSYVKENSLLLFIPAFLFILKLIGLIYAEDAGKAFEQAIRLLTLLFLPLVLIVLSKISSKNIENLVFKALILGCSIAIVICWTNSISAVIRNNEPLLNVLEWKRSNEFLTRIIDIHPPYLGLMLVASILYLFSNYIYNKQNSFKKTVASITGLVFLLFLFNLAARNSLLSLLILSIIFFVYKKNWKVILGLLTIIILTSILVTTSLSNDDRTSFIERKFYTTLNLYDEEFGDKRFQRLDATFEAFKQNIIFGSGTGYDNNIRKAYYKKTNQMNAYAESHNAHNQFVEYLGAYGLLGFFTFLYVLFFVFRKAVVKNQSFYIVLLTLFSLACLTESLLERELGIKYFSLLIGLIYCSNKKVKT, from the coding sequence ATGTCTAAGCTTAAACAATACCTTTTTAAGTATAGCATAGAGGAATTCTTGTTAATGGTTTTTGTGTTAACATTACCAATTAATGAGAACGTAAACACTTGGTTTTTGATTTCAGTTACCGCTGTTACTTTGTATAAAGTGTATCAATTAAAACTGAAATCTTATGTAAAAGAAAATTCACTTTTATTGTTCATTCCTGCATTCCTGTTTATTTTAAAACTCATCGGACTTATATATGCAGAAGATGCTGGAAAAGCATTTGAACAAGCCATAAGATTACTTACCTTACTGTTTTTACCTTTAGTGCTCATAGTCTTGTCTAAGATTTCAAGTAAAAACATTGAAAACTTAGTGTTTAAAGCGCTTATATTAGGTTGTTCAATAGCAATAGTAATTTGTTGGACAAATTCTATTTCAGCAGTTATTAGAAATAATGAACCTTTATTAAATGTGTTAGAATGGAAGAGAAGCAATGAATTTTTAACTAGAATCATTGATATTCATCCTCCATATTTAGGGTTAATGTTGGTCGCATCTATATTATATTTGTTTTCAAACTACATATACAACAAGCAAAATTCATTTAAAAAAACAGTTGCATCTATAACAGGTTTAGTTTTTCTATTATTTTTATTTAACCTTGCGGCAAGAAATTCATTATTGTCATTATTAATTTTATCAATTATATTTTTCGTTTATAAAAAGAATTGGAAGGTAATTCTTGGCCTATTAACAATAATCATATTAACATCTATTTTAGTAACAACATCATTATCAAATGACGACCGAACATCGTTTATTGAAAGAAAATTTTATACAACACTTAATCTTTATGATGAAGAATTTGGAGACAAGCGATTTCAACGATTAGATGCAACTTTCGAAGCCTTTAAGCAGAATATTATTTTTGGCTCAGGAACTGGTTACGATAATAATATTCGAAAGGCTTATTATAAAAAGACCAATCAAATGAATGCTTATGCTGAAAGCCATAATGCTCATAATCAATTTGTAGAATATTTAGGAGCATATGGTTTATTAGGCTTTTTTACATTTCTTTATGTGTTATTTTTTGTTTTCAGAAAAGCAGTTGTTAAAAATCAATCATTTTATATTGTTTTATTAACCTTATTTTCTCTTGCTTGTCTAACTGAAAGTCTACTTGAAAGAGAGCTTGGAATTAAATATTTTTCACTTTTAATAGGTCTTATTTATTGTAGTAATAAAAAGGTTAAAACATGA
- a CDS encoding alginate lyase family protein: protein MSIKEVVLFRLPQFIQSHILGKFQANSKLKRLQLNSEFKSVPYHKNDIEQHFKAHPFSPNFHLFNTEVNIFEVSEWRKDYHNNIVSPIDYYGKIKRQDFNKNGDIKFVAELSRFEFLPFLAFEIAVDDHSKNSNALEKILTDWSLQNPFLNSIHWTSGIEIGIRTVNLIYTHFILNHFDKLTQTIDEEIRQQLAYNYKYLKHHLSLFSSANNHLMAELMGLVIISSYCNIEEKESRRWIKMFYEQIEKQVNNDGVHMELCPRYHAEVTDQVLIGLTFLKQSNHQIPIETSNALKSLFKFTEHVQYYNIDTVFGDNDEGCVINPYFAEGFSLFESQLKTSNHLFNTSFNVNNTFDFRNYLIFGSAYQSKASKKLEADTIFENSGYCFIYDHDKKMKLSIDMGPIGDTISAAHGHSDIFHFNLQIENRPFIIDSGTYQYHSNKTFWRDYFRGITAHNTISVNHKQHATNNGRMSWINCPETTIDGFTSSNQESSCKGTTNAFNSENVIHSRHFSVEKQHQNITIIDTLTSDTNKNKNVSFYLHFHPNVNIIESSDGSLILEHDNKKIQLKNEFFNNKKLVRGDKNAPLGWYSSSFNKKIETQTLVLTLEMKQRLQIETIINYNV from the coding sequence ATGAGTATTAAAGAAGTTGTCCTTTTTAGGCTGCCTCAATTTATTCAATCTCATATTTTAGGAAAATTTCAAGCCAATTCTAAACTTAAGCGTTTACAATTAAATTCAGAATTCAAGTCAGTTCCATACCATAAAAACGACATTGAACAACATTTTAAGGCACATCCTTTCTCACCTAATTTTCATTTGTTTAATACCGAAGTTAATATTTTTGAAGTATCAGAATGGCGAAAAGACTATCATAACAATATCGTTTCTCCTATTGATTATTATGGAAAAATAAAACGGCAAGATTTTAATAAAAATGGAGATATAAAATTTGTTGCAGAACTTTCAAGATTTGAATTTTTACCCTTTTTAGCTTTCGAAATTGCTGTAGATGACCATTCTAAAAATAGCAATGCACTAGAAAAAATACTAACCGATTGGTCGCTTCAGAATCCATTTTTAAATTCGATTCATTGGACATCAGGTATTGAAATTGGCATAAGAACGGTTAACTTGATTTACACGCATTTCATCTTAAATCATTTTGATAAATTAACCCAAACTATTGATGAAGAAATACGTCAACAATTAGCCTATAATTACAAGTATTTAAAACATCACCTTTCATTATTTTCTTCAGCAAATAACCATTTAATGGCAGAATTGATGGGACTTGTCATTATAAGTTCGTATTGTAATATTGAAGAAAAGGAGTCAAGACGTTGGATTAAAATGTTTTACGAACAAATTGAAAAACAAGTCAATAATGATGGCGTTCACATGGAACTTTGTCCCAGATATCACGCCGAAGTTACCGATCAAGTTTTAATAGGGTTGACATTCTTGAAACAATCCAATCATCAAATTCCAATTGAAACGTCAAATGCATTAAAATCACTTTTTAAATTCACTGAACATGTTCAGTATTATAACATTGATACTGTATTTGGCGACAATGATGAAGGTTGCGTTATCAATCCTTATTTTGCGGAAGGGTTTTCATTATTTGAATCGCAATTAAAGACATCAAACCATCTTTTTAACACGAGTTTTAACGTCAATAATACATTTGATTTCCGAAACTATTTAATTTTTGGAAGTGCATATCAAAGTAAAGCATCAAAAAAATTAGAAGCTGATACAATATTTGAGAATTCAGGATATTGTTTTATTTATGATCATGATAAAAAAATGAAACTATCAATTGATATGGGACCAATTGGTGATACTATTTCTGCAGCTCATGGTCATTCAGATATTTTTCATTTTAATTTGCAAATAGAAAACCGTCCTTTTATTATAGATTCGGGAACCTATCAATACCATTCAAATAAAACCTTTTGGAGAGATTATTTTAGAGGCATAACAGCACATAATACGATTTCTGTAAACCATAAGCAACATGCCACAAACAATGGAAGAATGAGTTGGATTAATTGTCCTGAAACAACTATAGATGGCTTTACTTCTTCTAATCAAGAATCGTCCTGTAAAGGAACAACCAATGCTTTTAATTCTGAAAACGTTATTCACAGCAGACACTTTTCCGTTGAAAAACAACATCAAAACATCACGATTATAGATACTTTAACTTCTGATACTAATAAGAATAAAAATGTGTCATTCTATTTGCATTTTCATCCCAATGTGAACATTATTGAATCTAGCGATGGATCGTTAATTTTAGAACATGACAATAAAAAAATTCAATTAAAAAATGAATTCTTTAACAATAAAAAACTTGTAAGAGGAGACAAAAACGCTCCATTGGGTTGGTATTCTTCCTCATTTAATAAGAAAATAGAAACACAAACGTTAGTATTAACATTAGAAATGAAACAGCGTTTACAAATAGAAACAATAATAAATTATAATGTCTAA
- a CDS encoding phenylacetate--CoA ligase family protein: protein MSSIKNYILNQIKYGYFFKKQLNLVKSYQDLSQNELEHLENEKLITHIHNAYHKSKFYKDFYNKHGVNLNQIQNKADVLKLPIVTKSDIKNHIDDVYIGNKIKYTSYTSGTSGSPLKVYYDLGCVLNEASYNEIFRNKAGHFFGQKVVSLRGVLDKNTIKRFDTYANTLYLSSFNLNRKHIDTYIKAIKEFQPNAILAYPSSLEMLSNLLLEKNEELNIPVVFTSSETLYSYQREKIERVLNTKIYDRYGNAERTISLIQEPNSSNYIEPKLYSINEYKEDAIITTNLINKSFPLIRYFVNDSVVLDTTSNKTVIKEITGRIDDYLLTKDGTKIGRMDLVFKGVNNIRFAQIIQNTQESFIVNIVKAIDYSDKDETLIRSNIIDRIGNDTPFSFNYIEENELIKSSKNKFKLVINNLN, encoded by the coding sequence ATGAGTAGTATTAAAAATTACATATTAAATCAAATTAAGTACGGCTACTTTTTTAAGAAACAACTTAATTTGGTTAAATCATATCAAGATTTGTCACAAAATGAATTAGAACATCTTGAAAATGAAAAACTAATAACTCACATCCATAATGCGTATCATAAATCTAAATTTTATAAAGATTTTTATAATAAGCATGGCGTTAACTTAAATCAAATTCAAAATAAAGCGGATGTACTTAAACTACCCATTGTAACAAAATCAGATATAAAAAATCATATCGATGATGTTTATATAGGCAATAAAATAAAATACACGAGTTATACTAGCGGAACTTCTGGTTCACCATTAAAAGTTTATTATGATTTAGGATGTGTTTTAAACGAAGCTTCTTATAATGAGATTTTCAGAAATAAAGCAGGTCATTTTTTTGGTCAAAAAGTAGTCTCACTAAGAGGTGTTCTAGATAAGAACACTATCAAACGATTTGATACCTATGCAAATACATTATATTTATCTAGTTTTAATTTAAATCGAAAACATATAGATACATATATTAAAGCAATTAAAGAATTTCAACCTAATGCTATTTTAGCGTATCCAAGTTCTCTTGAGATGCTATCAAATTTACTTTTAGAAAAAAATGAAGAACTAAATATTCCAGTAGTATTTACATCTTCAGAAACACTCTATTCCTATCAAAGAGAGAAAATAGAAAGGGTTTTAAATACCAAGATTTATGATAGGTATGGAAATGCAGAACGAACCATTTCACTTATTCAAGAACCTAATAGCTCCAATTATATTGAACCTAAATTATATTCTATAAACGAGTATAAAGAAGACGCCATTATTACAACAAATCTAATCAATAAGAGCTTCCCTTTAATTAGGTATTTTGTGAATGATTCCGTTGTTTTAGACACAACGTCTAACAAAACTGTTATAAAAGAAATAACTGGGAGAATTGACGATTATTTGCTTACTAAAGATGGTACAAAGATAGGTAGAATGGATTTGGTTTTTAAAGGTGTAAATAATATTAGATTTGCTCAAATAATTCAAAATACTCAAGAATCATTTATAGTAAATATTGTAAAAGCTATAGATTATTCTGATAAAGATGAAACGTTGATTCGTAGTAATATTATTGATAGAATAGGAAACGATACGCCTTTTTCATTCAACTACATTGAAGAAAACGAATTGATAAAATCATCAAAAAATAAATTTAAGCTTGTGATTAATAACTTAAATTAG
- a CDS encoding glycosyltransferase family 4 protein, with the protein MVKTNFFKSVLFVAPNYKRRKGGISSVLKQYELNIKDFNFLPSAYVTNKWLNFMLLPITLVVFCLYLIVNKEIKTIHIHGASRGSFYRKYCFYYIGKKLFSKKLVYHIHGAEFHLFYDNSNAFVKAKIDAMISNSDVIIVLSKEWKEYFETTFIHPKIYVLNNIVKRVNEQKKEVYEIITVVFLGRIGERKGTFDLLNVISNNKSFFKDKIQFIIGGDGEISRMHNFIKEEKLDELIKYVGWVSGEKKTDILQKSDIMILPSYNEGLPISLLEAMSYSMPIISTNVGGIPQILEDNYNGKIVNPGNETEIEEALKYYINNREVIKTHGKNSYKIVEDYFPENVISNLKDIYSF; encoded by the coding sequence ATGGTAAAAACAAATTTTTTCAAAAGCGTTTTGTTTGTTGCTCCTAACTATAAAAGGAGGAAAGGCGGTATTTCAAGTGTGCTTAAACAATACGAGTTAAACATAAAAGACTTTAATTTTTTACCATCAGCATATGTTACCAATAAATGGTTGAATTTTATGTTGTTGCCTATAACCTTAGTTGTCTTTTGTCTATACTTAATCGTAAATAAAGAAATTAAAACGATTCATATTCACGGAGCCTCAAGAGGGAGTTTTTATAGAAAATATTGTTTTTATTACATTGGAAAAAAATTGTTTTCAAAAAAATTGGTGTATCATATACATGGTGCAGAATTTCACTTGTTTTATGATAATTCGAATGCGTTTGTTAAAGCTAAAATTGATGCCATGATTAGCAATAGCGATGTTATAATTGTATTATCTAAAGAATGGAAAGAATACTTTGAAACAACATTTATTCATCCTAAAATATATGTCCTTAATAATATCGTAAAAAGAGTAAATGAACAAAAGAAAGAGGTTTATGAAATCATAACAGTTGTCTTCTTAGGTCGAATTGGAGAAAGAAAAGGAACATTTGATTTATTAAATGTAATAAGCAATAACAAATCATTTTTTAAAGATAAAATACAATTTATTATTGGAGGTGATGGTGAAATTTCTAGAATGCATAATTTTATAAAAGAGGAAAAATTAGATGAACTTATAAAATATGTTGGATGGGTTTCTGGAGAGAAAAAAACAGACATACTCCAAAAGTCTGACATTATGATATTGCCTTCTTATAATGAAGGGTTGCCAATATCTTTGTTAGAAGCAATGAGTTATTCCATGCCAATTATATCTACTAATGTTGGTGGAATTCCTCAAATTTTAGAGGACAACTATAATGGGAAAATAGTTAATCCCGGAAATGAAACCGAAATCGAAGAGGCTTTAAAATATTATATTAATAATAGAGAAGTTATTAAAACACATGGAAAGAATTCGTATAAAATAGTTGAAGACTATTTCCCAGAAAATGTGATTTCTAACTTAAAAGATATCTATTCTTTTTAG